In Vicinamibacterales bacterium, the genomic window AGGCGATTGGCCAGGTCGTGGTGCAGGCCACGGATGCCTCCGGCCGGCCCATGCTGCATCCTGACAACATGGTGGCCACCGACAGCCATACGCCGATGATCAATGCCCTCGGCATTCTCGGCTGGGGGGTGGGCGGACTCGAGGGCCAGGCGGCGATGATGGGCGAGCCCGTCTCCATCCCCTTTCCCGAGGTCGTGGGGATTCGGGTGGTGAATGCGCTGGGAAGCGGAATCACAGCGACCGACCTCGCTCTGCATCTCACGGAGCTGTTGCGGGCGCATGGAGTGGTCGGGAAGTTCGTCGAGTTCTGCGGTTCCGGTCTCGAGACGCTCGGCTGGGGGGACCGCGCCACCGTGGCGAATATGGCGCCGGAGTACGGAGCCACCGTGGTGTTCTTCCCGTTCGACCGGACCACCCTCGATTACCTGCACCTGACGGGCCGAACCGCGGCCCAGTGCGAACGTGTCGCCGCGTACATGACGGCACAGGGACTCTGGCGACACAGCGATTCTGCGGAACCTCGCTTCAATTCGGTGATCGACCTCGACCTCTCGGCCGTCCGCCGGTGCGTCGCTGGCCCCAGCCAGCCGCATCAGCGCCGAGACCTCTCGGCCGTGGCTCAATCGTTCAAGGACGAGATGCTCAGCGACATCGGGGGCAACCTCGCCGCTCGTACCTTCACGTGTGCCGAGTTCGGAGAGCCTGTCCGACATGGGGCGGTGGTCATCGCCGCGATCACGAGTTGCACCAACACGGCGAATCCGCGCGTGATGATCCAGGCCGGCCTGCTCGCACGGCGCGCACGTCGGTACGGCCTCCGACCCAAGCCCTGGGTGAAGACCTCCATGTCGCTCGGTTCCCGCGTTGTCGCTGACTACCTGCGGAACAGCGGGCTGTACGCGGATCTGGCTGCCCTCGGCTTCGATCTCACGGGGTTCGGCTGCATGACGTGCATCGGCAACTCGGGGCCGCTCGAACCGCATGCTGAAGCGTTCTGCAAGGATGGACTTCGCGGCGTCGCCCTGTTGTCCGGAAACCGCAATTTCGAAGGGCGGGTGAATTCCAGTGTCGGGGCCGCTTACCTCGCTTCGCCCGCCCTGGTCGTGGCGTACGCGCTTGCCGGAACCGTCGACCTCGACGTCGAGCAGGGGGTTCTCGGCATCACCGACTCCGGCAGACAGGTGCGGTTGGACGATTTGATGCCGGGCGACGAGGAGATCGAGGCGGCCGTTCGCGAGCACGTGACGCCGGCGATCTTCCGGAATCGGGCCGAGACGCTGTGGGAGGGCACTCCCCATTGGCAGGGGTTCAGCGCCGAGCGCAGTATCCGATGGCCCTGGGATGTTCGCTCGACCTACATCCAGCCGCCGGCGTACCTCGCGACGATTGCGCGCATGCCCCCCGCATCGCTGGCGATTCGAGGCGCGCGCATTCTCCTCGTCCTCGGTGACAACGTCACGACCGACCATATCTCGCCCGCCGGAACGATTCCGCCAGACAGCCCTGCAGGCCGGTACCTGCTCGCACGCGGCGAACCCGTCGCGGACCTCAACCAGTACTCAACTCGTCGCAGCAATCATGAAGTCATGCTCCGTGGAGCCTTCACGAACCGCGGCGCCGTCAATCGAATGCCAGGAACGGAGCGCCAAGGACGCGGCGCGCTGGCGTACACGGCCGACCGCACGGCGGTGGTGCCAGTGTACGACGCCGCGGCCACCTACTCCGCCGCGGCCATCCCGCTCGTCGTCATCGCGGGGCGCAACTACGGCGTCGGCTCGAGCCGTGACTGGGCGGCGAAGGTCCAGGCCTTGCTGGGCGTAAAGGCGGTGATCGCGCGCAGCTACGAGCGCATCCATCGCAGCAATCTGATTGGCATGGGCGTCTTCCCGCTGGAGTTCGGGTCCGGCGATGACCGAGAGCAGTACGGCTTCACCGGGCAGGAGGTCCTTGACTTCGAGGGGCTCGACTCCATCGACGTCGGACTGAATCGTGTCCTGCTACGGGGAGCGGGCGCGCCGATTCCGCTGACGTTGCGCGTCGATTCCAGGCAGGAACTCCGCTACCTGCGAAACGGCGGCGTGCTGCCCTACGTCGTTCGAAGGGTCGTGGCCGCACAGGATGTGCAGGCGACCGGCGCAGATGCCCGAGACTCGCGCTCGGGCGGGAGGTGAGGACGATGCTGGCTCTCCCTGACACCGCAGTCGGCAACTCGTGCGCGCCAGTGTTCGCGCCGTCCGCTCTGGACAGGCATGAACGTCGTACTTTCCTGCAGGGGCTCGTGGCCTGTGCCAGCTACGCGGCGTTCCCAGGACCGCCCGTGGCCAGCGCGGCGTCCGGCCGCGCACCAGCCCCAGGCCCCGTTCCCACGCAGCAGCAGCAGGCAACCGCCTTCTTCGTGTACACCGGGTGTCGCACGACCCGCGAACGAAACGCACGCGGCGACGGAATCAACGTGTACCGCATGGAGCCAGCGTCGGGGCGATGGACTCACGTGCAACTGTGCCGCGACCTGGTGAACCCGTCTTTCCTGGCTCTGGATCGCAGTCGGCGGTTCCTCTACACGGTTCATGGGGACGGCACCGAGATGAGCAGCTTCCGGATCGACGAGCGGACCGGTGAACTCAGCCCCATCAACCGTCGATCGACCCACGGGAAGAACCCAGTCCACTTGTCGTTCGACCCGACCAACCGCTTCGTGGTTGTCGCGAACCACATCAGCTCTTCGGTCGCCGTTCTCGGCGTCAATCCGGTTGACGGCGCGATCGGCGATCTGGTCGATCTCGTGACGCTCGAAGGGAAGATCGGCCCTCATCGGATCGAACAGCCGTTCGCGAAGCCGCACCAAGTCGCGTTCGACGCGTCGGGCCGCTTCATCGTCGTGCCGGACAAAGGGCTCGATGGATTGTTCGTCTTTCGGTTCGACGGCGCGACAGGGAAGTTGACCGCGGCCGACACACCCTTCGTCTCCGCGCGCGAGACGTCCGGGCCGCGTCACTTCGTGTACCATCCGACGCGGCCCTACGCGT contains:
- the acnA gene encoding aconitate hydratase AcnA, whose translation is MTAVRESYLDQLDVNGEPYDFVALCKLPGLDHVECLPYSVRLLLENVARCSPGHLPLVVQRAMHGGPSCEVPFHPNRLMLHDTTCLPALVDLAGVRDVVARLGGDPAAVNPTIPCVLTVDHSVVVECHGYPRAADDNLAIDFRRNAERYRLIKWAEQSLDAFRVVPPGTGIIHQVNMEAIGQVVVQATDASGRPMLHPDNMVATDSHTPMINALGILGWGVGGLEGQAAMMGEPVSIPFPEVVGIRVVNALGSGITATDLALHLTELLRAHGVVGKFVEFCGSGLETLGWGDRATVANMAPEYGATVVFFPFDRTTLDYLHLTGRTAAQCERVAAYMTAQGLWRHSDSAEPRFNSVIDLDLSAVRRCVAGPSQPHQRRDLSAVAQSFKDEMLSDIGGNLAARTFTCAEFGEPVRHGAVVIAAITSCTNTANPRVMIQAGLLARRARRYGLRPKPWVKTSMSLGSRVVADYLRNSGLYADLAALGFDLTGFGCMTCIGNSGPLEPHAEAFCKDGLRGVALLSGNRNFEGRVNSSVGAAYLASPALVVAYALAGTVDLDVEQGVLGITDSGRQVRLDDLMPGDEEIEAAVREHVTPAIFRNRAETLWEGTPHWQGFSAERSIRWPWDVRSTYIQPPAYLATIARMPPASLAIRGARILLVLGDNVTTDHISPAGTIPPDSPAGRYLLARGEPVADLNQYSTRRSNHEVMLRGAFTNRGAVNRMPGTERQGRGALAYTADRTAVVPVYDAAATYSAAAIPLVVIAGRNYGVGSSRDWAAKVQALLGVKAVIARSYERIHRSNLIGMGVFPLEFGSGDDREQYGFTGQEVLDFEGLDSIDVGLNRVLLRGAGAPIPLTLRVDSRQELRYLRNGGVLPYVVRRVVAAQDVQATGADARDSRSGGR
- a CDS encoding lactonase family protein → MLALPDTAVGNSCAPVFAPSALDRHERRTFLQGLVACASYAAFPGPPVASAASGRAPAPGPVPTQQQQATAFFVYTGCRTTRERNARGDGINVYRMEPASGRWTHVQLCRDLVNPSFLALDRSRRFLYTVHGDGTEMSSFRIDERTGELSPINRRSTHGKNPVHLSFDPTNRFVVVANHISSSVAVLGVNPVDGAIGDLVDLVTLEGKIGPHRIEQPFAKPHQVAFDASGRFIVVPDKGLDGLFVFRFDGATGKLTAADTPFVSARETSGPRHFVYHPTRPYAYAINELDSTMTGYRYDGEKGRLTPFQIVSTLPDTCTGNSRASELAVSPDGRFVYGSNRGHDSLVVFTADRESGRLSPVEWIPSGGRTPRFFALDPTGAYLYAANEDSDTIVTFSRNEATGRLTPVGDVMQTGSPVCILFRPTR